Proteins found in one Brachyspira murdochii DSM 12563 genomic segment:
- a CDS encoding YbaK/EbsC family protein: MNEKVLNALKQLNIDYKEFEEAGVTKTVDDAAKTLNIEKGQVAKSILVKPSKKNFAMIIASGDKKISSKKMRTYFGCKTSFANAEDTYNLTGFTFGGVCPFGIDKNIEVLVDKSMKRFDDLYIACGSDSSLAKMTYDEILQKISNTEVDLTED, from the coding sequence ATGAATGAAAAAGTACTCAATGCTTTGAAACAGCTTAATATAGATTATAAAGAATTTGAAGAAGCAGGCGTTACAAAGACAGTTGATGATGCAGCTAAAACTCTAAATATAGAAAAAGGGCAGGTAGCTAAATCTATACTGGTAAAGCCCTCAAAAAAAAACTTTGCTATGATTATAGCTTCCGGAGATAAAAAAATATCTTCTAAAAAAATGAGAACTTATTTCGGTTGTAAGACTAGTTTTGCTAATGCAGAAGATACATATAATTTAACCGGATTTACTTTTGGAGGAGTATGTCCTTTCGGTATAGACAAAAACATTGAGGTATTAGTAGATAAAAGTATGAAAAGGTTTGATGATCTATACATTGCCTGCGGAAGCGATAGTTCTTTAGCTAAAATGACTTATGATGAAATACTTCAAAAAATTTCAAATACGGAAGTAGATTTAACTGAAGATTGA
- a CDS encoding (2Fe-2S)-binding protein: MEYDVEYLKNQTSINYDKTLCYCKNVSYRDAYKAIADNKLTSLDEVVDKTQASTGCGGCKERILSLIEYVKKNEYAPLDL, encoded by the coding sequence ATGGAATACGATGTAGAATATCTAAAAAATCAAACTTCAATTAATTATGATAAAACGCTATGCTACTGTAAAAATGTTTCATACAGAGATGCTTATAAAGCTATAGCTGATAATAAACTCACTTCTCTTGATGAGGTTGTAGATAAAACTCAGGCTTCTACCGGATGCGGCGGATGCAAAGAGCGTATTTTAAGTTTGATAGAATATGTTAAAAAAAATGAATATGCTCCTTTAGATCTTTAA
- a CDS encoding NAD(P)-dependent alcohol dehydrogenase — translation MKGFAMKKIGETGWVEKEIPACGPLDAIVKPLAVAICTSDIHTIAGAIGDRKDMILGHEVCGEVYEVGSLVKDFKKGDRVLVTAITPDWSTVEAQAGYSMHSGGMLNGWKFSNVKDGVFSEYFHVNDADGNLALLPEGMDPIDACMISDMVPTGFHGAELADIQYGDTVLVIGIGPVGLMGVAGAALRGASRIIAVGTRPKCVEVAKIYGANEFISYKNGPIDEQVLKMTNGKGVDKVIIAGGGVETFSEAVKSLKAGGKIGNVNYLGEGDNVLIPRIEWGVGMGHKAIFGGLMPGGRLRAEKLGSLVSSGRLNVRHLITHVYEGWDQLPEAVKIMGEKPADLIKPVVRLEK, via the coding sequence ATGAAAGGATTTGCTATGAAAAAGATAGGAGAAACAGGCTGGGTTGAAAAAGAGATACCAGCTTGCGGACCTCTTGATGCTATTGTAAAACCTTTGGCGGTGGCCATATGTACTTCTGATATACACACTATCGCAGGTGCTATAGGTGATAGAAAAGATATGATTTTAGGTCATGAAGTTTGCGGAGAAGTATATGAAGTTGGAAGTTTAGTAAAAGATTTTAAAAAAGGAGATAGAGTATTAGTTACGGCTATTACCCCAGATTGGAGTACAGTGGAAGCTCAGGCTGGATATTCTATGCACTCTGGCGGTATGCTTAATGGTTGGAAATTTTCTAATGTAAAAGACGGAGTATTTTCTGAATATTTCCATGTTAATGATGCTGATGGTAATTTAGCTTTACTTCCTGAAGGAATGGATCCTATAGACGCTTGTATGATTTCTGACATGGTTCCTACTGGTTTTCATGGTGCAGAACTTGCTGATATACAGTATGGTGATACTGTTTTAGTTATAGGTATTGGACCGGTTGGTCTTATGGGAGTTGCTGGTGCTGCTTTAAGAGGTGCTTCCAGAATTATTGCTGTTGGTACTAGACCTAAATGTGTGGAAGTTGCCAAAATTTACGGAGCTAATGAGTTTATCAGCTATAAAAATGGTCCTATAGATGAACAAGTATTAAAAATGACTAATGGAAAAGGCGTTGATAAAGTTATCATTGCTGGAGGAGGAGTTGAAACTTTCTCGGAAGCTGTTAAATCATTAAAAGCTGGCGGTAAGATTGGAAATGTTAACTATCTTGGGGAAGGTGATAACGTATTGATACCTAGAATTGAATGGGGTGTTGGTATGGGACATAAAGCCATATTCGGCGGTCTTATGCCTGGCGGAAGATTAAGAGCTGAGAAATTAGGTTCTTTAGTTTCTTCTGGAAGATTAAATGTTCGTCATTTAATTACTCATGTATATGAAGGATGGGATCAGCTTCCTGAGGCTGTTAAAATCATGGGAGAAAAACCTGCTGATTTGATTAAGCCTGTTGTAAGATTAGAAAAATAA
- a CDS encoding methyl-accepting chemotaxis protein: MKKINSLAFRMPFVICLIVVVIIIVMLISSIRIASFGISSSKLGGFNSTIAGYASVLDTWFGLESSLINTYAVTPVVVRYLEGNEATPAELLLNTIKNFKSNNLYIINIGVADMNGRIVSDSVSSSLIGRNLSDYIPNTWSKVSPNNDSIVYGDKLIQSDITGKWSMPAIKLVKGSNNQTVGYIYVLLDWAVLHQTHFSNIDLGKTGGLFITSEDLYNIMDSKYENIAVMQINPIYRQAFSGAGSGIISYDVEGQKRTAAYYKMKSRPWIIALAMMDYEIYEQNAKLIIASIIIGVISIIVVAAFVSLFIGTITKPLEIVVEEAEEIERGDLSNIKQRIKPRKDEIGALSRSFLSMRKKLAETITEVNTASNNIVKAAQELAQGNADLSRRTESQAASLEETASSMEEMASTIKSSTDHAVAGNDMMVTSKEAVESAGKIIAETTLNIEEVYEASEKIRNITKIIEDIAFQTNILALNAAVEAARAGDQGKGFAVVASEVRNLAQTTQSSVKDITALVDNTNEKINKATETARQSQDIFMDIKEKIDNTAKIMQDISATAMEQQVGVDQVNKAVAEMDTVTQHNASLVQESTYTSESLLEQAHALKDTVSFFKLNAADLTKEKSVKTLKAGSTEIKKDNDIKMIKNSEDREFKKETPKKEEIKNQKSELKVPPSVAKARELESKSENSSTVRNDEFGVTYSSTSNEMTDDGFASF, from the coding sequence ATGAAGAAAATAAATAGTTTAGCATTTAGAATGCCATTTGTTATATGTTTGATAGTAGTTGTAATAATAATAGTAATGTTAATATCTTCAATAAGGATAGCCAGTTTTGGCATCAGTTCAAGTAAATTGGGAGGCTTCAACAGCACAATAGCAGGATATGCTTCTGTTTTAGATACTTGGTTTGGACTAGAGAGTTCTTTGATAAATACATATGCTGTAACTCCTGTGGTTGTGAGATATTTAGAAGGCAATGAAGCTACGCCTGCAGAATTACTATTAAATACAATAAAGAATTTTAAGAGTAATAATTTATATATAATCAATATTGGTGTTGCTGATATGAATGGACGTATAGTTTCAGATTCTGTATCATCTTCACTAATAGGAAGAAATTTAAGTGATTATATTCCAAATACTTGGTCTAAAGTTTCGCCTAATAATGACAGCATTGTATATGGCGATAAATTGATACAATCTGATATTACTGGAAAATGGTCTATGCCTGCTATTAAACTTGTTAAAGGCAGTAATAATCAAACTGTAGGATATATATATGTACTTTTAGATTGGGCTGTACTTCATCAGACACATTTTTCTAATATAGATTTGGGTAAAACAGGCGGACTTTTTATAACGAGTGAAGATCTTTATAATATAATGGACTCTAAATATGAAAATATAGCAGTGATGCAGATAAATCCTATATACAGACAGGCATTCAGCGGTGCAGGAAGCGGTATAATTAGTTATGATGTAGAAGGTCAAAAAAGAACAGCAGCATATTATAAAATGAAGAGCAGACCTTGGATTATAGCACTTGCTATGATGGATTATGAGATATACGAACAAAATGCCAAATTAATAATCGCAAGTATTATAATAGGAGTTATATCAATTATAGTAGTTGCTGCATTTGTGAGCCTATTTATAGGAACTATTACTAAACCTCTTGAAATTGTAGTAGAGGAGGCTGAAGAGATAGAAAGAGGCGATTTAAGTAATATTAAACAGCGTATAAAACCTAGAAAAGATGAAATAGGTGCTTTATCAAGATCTTTTTTAAGTATGCGTAAAAAACTTGCAGAAACAATTACAGAAGTTAATACAGCTTCAAATAATATAGTAAAAGCAGCTCAGGAATTGGCACAGGGCAATGCAGATCTTTCAAGAAGAACAGAATCACAGGCAGCAAGTTTGGAAGAAACAGCCTCATCTATGGAGGAGATGGCTTCTACAATAAAATCTTCTACCGATCATGCTGTTGCAGGAAACGATATGATGGTTACTTCTAAAGAGGCAGTAGAGAGTGCTGGAAAAATTATTGCAGAAACTACTCTTAACATAGAAGAAGTTTATGAGGCTAGCGAAAAAATAAGAAACATTACTAAGATAATAGAAGACATAGCATTTCAGACAAATATACTTGCATTAAATGCGGCAGTAGAAGCAGCACGTGCTGGGGATCAGGGTAAAGGTTTTGCTGTAGTAGCGAGCGAGGTAAGAAACTTAGCTCAGACTACTCAGTCATCTGTTAAAGATATTACAGCTTTAGTTGATAATACCAATGAGAAAATTAATAAAGCCACAGAAACAGCACGTCAGTCGCAGGATATATTTATGGATATTAAAGAGAAGATAGATAATACAGCTAAGATAATGCAGGATATCAGTGCTACAGCTATGGAGCAGCAGGTTGGGGTTGATCAGGTTAATAAGGCTGTTGCTGAAATGGATACTGTTACTCAGCATAATGCTTCTTTGGTACAGGAAAGTACTTATACTTCAGAATCACTTCTTGAACAGGCTCATGCTCTTAAAGATACTGTCAGTTTCTTTAAATTAAATGCGGCTGATTTGACAAAAGAAAAATCTGTGAAAACTCTTAAAGCAGGAAGTACAGAAATTAAAAAAGATAATGATATTAAGATGATTAAAAATTCGGAGGATAGAGAATTTAAAAAAGAAACTCCTAAAAAAGAAGAGATAAAAAATCAAAAATCTGAATTAAAAGTGCCGCCTTCTGTGGCAAAAGCAAGAGAGCTTGAAAGTAAAAGCGAAAACTCTTCTACAGTTAGAAATGATGAGTTTGGTGTTACTTATTCTTCTACTTCAAATGAGATGACAGATGACGGTTTTGCTTCTTTTTAA
- a CDS encoding iron-containing alcohol dehydrogenase: MNFNFYMPSRVIFGSGSLSKLHKQKLPGKKALIVTGGTSIKKYGYLKKLEEELDKANVNHVLFDKILPNPIKDHVMEGASLAKKENCDFVIGIGGGSSIDSSKSIAIMAANEGDYWDYIFGGTGKGKAIPNDPLPVVAITTTAGTGTEADPWTVITNGNEKIGFGYEKTYPYLSIVDPELMKTVPPKLTAYQGFDALFHSTEGYLNKMASEMSDLFALKAIELIGKSLAAAVKDGNNMQAREDVAMANTLSGIVESVSSCTVEHSIEHAMSAYYPKLEHGAGLIIISKEYYTSIANAKVRDEKMVNMARALGKKDANKPMDFVDALVDLQKACGVDNLKLSDYDMKKEDLPAIAKNARFAMGGLFECDPHNFTDDEVLSILEKSYK; encoded by the coding sequence ATGAATTTTAATTTTTATATGCCTAGCAGGGTAATATTCGGAAGTGGTTCTTTATCCAAACTTCATAAACAAAAATTACCTGGTAAAAAAGCATTGATAGTAACAGGCGGAACTTCTATAAAAAAATACGGATATTTAAAAAAATTGGAAGAAGAATTAGATAAAGCAAATGTTAATCATGTTTTATTTGATAAAATACTTCCAAACCCTATTAAAGATCATGTTATGGAAGGAGCTTCTTTGGCAAAAAAAGAAAACTGTGATTTTGTTATAGGAATAGGCGGCGGAAGCAGTATAGACTCTTCAAAATCTATAGCTATAATGGCTGCAAATGAAGGCGATTATTGGGATTATATATTCGGCGGTACTGGTAAAGGAAAAGCTATACCTAATGATCCTCTTCCTGTAGTGGCTATCACTACAACTGCAGGTACTGGAACAGAAGCTGATCCTTGGACTGTTATTACAAATGGAAATGAAAAAATAGGTTTTGGTTATGAAAAAACTTATCCTTATCTTTCTATAGTAGACCCAGAACTTATGAAAACAGTTCCTCCAAAACTTACAGCATATCAGGGTTTTGATGCATTGTTTCACAGCACAGAAGGATATCTTAATAAAATGGCTAGTGAAATGAGCGATTTATTTGCTTTGAAAGCTATAGAGCTTATAGGTAAAAGTTTGGCTGCTGCTGTTAAAGATGGAAACAATATGCAGGCTAGAGAAGATGTAGCAATGGCTAATACTTTATCTGGAATAGTTGAAAGTGTATCAAGCTGTACAGTAGAACACTCTATTGAACATGCTATGAGTGCTTATTATCCTAAACTTGAACATGGTGCAGGACTTATTATTATAAGCAAAGAATATTATACATCTATAGCTAATGCTAAAGTACGCGATGAAAAAATGGTAAATATGGCCAGAGCTTTGGGTAAAAAAGATGCAAATAAACCAATGGATTTTGTGGATGCATTAGTTGATTTGCAGAAAGCATGCGGAGTTGATAATTTAAAACTTTCAGATTATGATATGAAAAAAGAAGATTTGCCTGCTATAGCTAAAAATGCCAGATTTGCTATGGGCGGATTATTTGAATGCGATCCTCATAATTTTACAGATGATGAAGTATTGAGCATATTAGAAAAATCATATAAGTAA
- a CDS encoding protein-export chaperone SecB, producing MDTLQPKKSSVSVKSVKLVQLNFIQKDNPINLENMDIGLGFNASYSKLDSDNTIQFNLGIQLKLFQEDANKDNIDLGIMQFHLAGIFSFENGIDKKLFINLMSILYSYLRPIAAQISVMAKLPPLDLPILNFSEINPDDIEEK from the coding sequence ATGGATACACTGCAGCCTAAAAAATCATCTGTATCTGTAAAATCTGTAAAACTTGTTCAGTTAAATTTTATACAAAAAGATAATCCAATTAATCTTGAAAATATGGATATTGGTTTAGGATTCAATGCTTCTTATAGTAAATTAGATAGTGATAATACAATACAGTTTAACTTGGGTATACAGTTAAAACTTTTTCAAGAAGATGCCAATAAGGACAATATAGATTTAGGTATTATGCAGTTTCATTTAGCTGGTATTTTTTCTTTTGAAAATGGAATAGATAAAAAGTTATTTATAAATTTAATGTCTATACTTTATTCTTATTTAAGACCTATAGCTGCTCAAATTTCTGTTATGGCTAAATTGCCGCCTTTAGATTTACCTATTTTAAATTTTAGTGAAATTAATCCTGATGATATAGAAGAAAAATAA